The genomic window CTTTTTTGACACCCAATTCAGTCAAATTGCTTGGAATACCGACATCGGCAGACAGCTTCCTAATCGCTTCCAGCGCCTTATCTGCAGCGTCGCGGGTGGAGAGTCCGTCAATGTTCTCTCCTAAAGCCACGGCAATGTCTGCAAACCGATCGAGTTTGGCAATCAGATTGAACTGAGAAACATGGGGAAGCAAAATGGCGTTGCAAACGCCATGGGGTAAGTCATAGTAGCCACCCAATTGATGTGCCATGGCATGGACATGCCCGAGGCTGGCATTGTTGAAAGCCATGCCGGCCAGGTATTCGGCATAGGCCATGTTGTCCCTGGCAACGACATCCTGACCATTGGCAACCGCCTGCCGCAGATTGTCGGCGATGAGCTCAATGGATTTGATGGCACACGCATCCGTGACCGGGGTTGCAATGGTGGAGACATAGGCCTCCACGGAATGGGTTAATGCATCCATTCCGGTCGCTGCAGTCAACGCCGACGGCATACCCATCATAAGCAGGGGATCATTGATCGCAATGGCTGGTGTCACTCTCCAGTCCACAATAGCCATTTTGACCTTTCGACTGGTATCGGTGATAATGCAGAATCGGGTCATTTCGCTGCCGGTACCGGCGGTGGTATTGATCGCGATAAACGGCGGCATCGCTTTTGTTGATTTATCGACCCCTTCAAAATCATGGATCCTACCACCGTTGGTCGACACAATACCAATTCCTTTACCGCAGTCATGGGAGCTTCCGCCTCCCAACGTGATGATCATGTCGCAACCGCTTTTTTCATAAATCGCCACCCCCTCGGCAACATTCTTATCAGTTGGGTTAGGGATGGTTTCATCATAAACCACTGCATCTGCGCCCATTCCTTCTTTGAGCAAATCACAGATCTGTTTGGTCAAGCCACAAGCGGTAATTCCCTTGTCGGCAACAATGAAAGGCTTTGAGACACCAAGGCTTTTCATTTGATTACAGAGCTCTTTGTGTGCACCAATACCCATTAATGTAACTGTTGGAATAAAAAATCCATAAACTTCTTCTTTTGCTGCCATGCTATCGTCTCCTTTTGAATCTAACATCATTGGCGTGTGTCACCCATGACGCGTTACAAGAATACCCCATCCCCATTTACAGAGGTGGGATATGGGAGGCACGTTACTAAAGGTCAATTTCAAATATCGAAATTGAGCGCGTTTCGTGCTTATCACTTAATACTTTTTTGATTGCGTTCGAATTCGTAGCTGTCAGAGATTGAGCTTGAGATAAAATTGAGAGTACTGTGTATTTAATTTTTTTTCAACATTTTTTCAAAAATTCTACAGGGGATCGCATAAAAAAGAACGACCTTCCTCTGCAAAACAGAACCAGGCGCCTTTGCGTCTTTTTTATAGTTTTGCTTTTTTTTCATTTTGCATCCGCTCAATACTTGAAATGGCGTGATGCTTAACATTGGCAATATGGTGAGTCAACACATGCTTTGCACGTTCAAGGTTGCCTGCAGCAATATCATCATACAGCTGGATATGCTCGGCATCCACCATCTCCATGGGCGTGACGAAAAGAATGTTGCCTCTGTATTTCAAATAGAGCAGATCAAACAGATCCTTTAGGCAAGCCACCTTTATCCGGTTACCGGACAATTTAGCCAAAGTCATGTGAAATTCCATATCTTTGAGCAGCCTGTCTTTTAAAAAAATATCCCGGACCGCGTCCAGATGATTATCCAAGGCCTTTTTCAATTTTTTAAGTTTTGTCTTGTTCATGCCCGAAATGGTATCCGGCAGCAGGGAAACTTCGATGAGTTCCCTGAAATCATAAATTTCAATAACCTCTGAAAGGCTAATATTTTCCGTATAATATCCCCTGTTGGGCTCATGGCGGACCAGACCCTGAATTTCTAATCGTTTCAGGGCCTGAATCACCGGGGTGGTGCTCATGTTCAGGCGTTTGGCCAGATCTCCATAAGAAATTTTCTGGCCCGGAATGATTTCATTTAAAAAAAACATACGCCGGATGCCGTTGTATGCTTCTAAAGTAAAATCATCCTTGGATTTTTTAGTTTTTGTTCCCATAATGCATTTCAATATACCAAGATCTGGGTAAAAGCAACGAAATTCAGCCGGTTATCTACTAATATTTACGAACAACAACCATATACTTTTATTTGCAAATTTCTTGACAAATATAGGGTTTACAGGTAATCATTCTTTTAATTTAATCATATATCTGATTAAATATTTAATATGAAATAATGGAGGGAAAAAATGGCATTAGCATTCATGGAAGGTAATGAGGCCGTTGCCAGAGGGGCCATGGCAGCAGGCTGCAATTTTTTTGCCGGATATCCTATTACCCCGGCCACCACAATTTTCAATAATATGCTGAAAATGCTGCCGCCCAAAGGCGGCATCTGCATCCAGGGGGAAGATGAGATTGCCTCCATGGGATATTGCATCGGT from uncultured Desulfobacter sp. includes these protein-coding regions:
- a CDS encoding GntR family transcriptional regulator, with protein sequence MGTKTKKSKDDFTLEAYNGIRRMFFLNEIIPGQKISYGDLAKRLNMSTTPVIQALKRLEIQGLVRHEPNRGYYTENISLSEVIEIYDFRELIEVSLLPDTISGMNKTKLKKLKKALDNHLDAVRDIFLKDRLLKDMEFHMTLAKLSGNRIKVACLKDLFDLLYLKYRGNILFVTPMEMVDAEHIQLYDDIAAGNLERAKHVLTHHIANVKHHAISSIERMQNEKKAKL
- a CDS encoding iron-containing alcohol dehydrogenase — translated: MAAKEEVYGFFIPTVTLMGIGAHKELCNQMKSLGVSKPFIVADKGITACGLTKQICDLLKEGMGADAVVYDETIPNPTDKNVAEGVAIYEKSGCDMIITLGGGSSHDCGKGIGIVSTNGGRIHDFEGVDKSTKAMPPFIAINTTAGTGSEMTRFCIITDTSRKVKMAIVDWRVTPAIAINDPLLMMGMPSALTAATGMDALTHSVEAYVSTIATPVTDACAIKSIELIADNLRQAVANGQDVVARDNMAYAEYLAGMAFNNASLGHVHAMAHQLGGYYDLPHGVCNAILLPHVSQFNLIAKLDRFADIAVALGENIDGLSTRDAADKALEAIRKLSADVGIPSNLTELGVKKEDLKIMAENAQKDACGLTNPRTPTLDDVIGIYTAAL